One Oryza brachyantha chromosome 3, ObraRS2, whole genome shotgun sequence DNA segment encodes these proteins:
- the LOC102719473 gene encoding transcriptional repressor ILP1 has protein sequence MSSHRKNFRRRTDDSEDANGDDSSNARPAATKAQPRPAPKPRSPRRQGASRLSFADDEDEDDAEEGPLSQRRRPAATVRQARTASPAAATLHRLTPARERLRSSPAVAAAVPAPKPSNFQSHAGEYTPERLRELQKNARPLPGSLMRAPPPPPPSAEAPRQRLAGAAASPVPATNTTAAAVAVEPMVVLKGLVKPMSQASIGPRNPLPNEEKDEDESEEEEEEEEEEEGPVIPDRATIEAIRAKRQQLQQPRHAAPDYISLDGGGVLSSRDAAAGSSDEEDDETRGRIAMYAEKSDSQRSTKGVFAAINNRGPAASLGVINDSFREVEDDKDDDEDEEERRWEEEQFRKGLGRRVDDASAQRAANGGPAPVQVQPQPSGYSVDPRYQPSFTGVLPGASVFASGSTEFLSIAQQADVASKALKDNIRKLKETHKTTVDALVKTDTHLSEALSEISNLESGLQDAEKKFVYMQELRNYISVMCDFLNDKAFYIEELEEHMQKLHENRVTAVSERRAADLADESSIIETAVNAAVSVLSKGSSSAYLSAASNAAQAAAAAAKESSNMLPELDEFGRDINMQKRMDLKRREEDRRRRKIRSESKRLPSTGKSANDEHIEGELSTDESDSESSAYLSSRDELLKTADLVFSDAAEEYSSLRIVKDKFEGWKTQYPLAYRDAHVALSAPSVFTPYVRLELLKWDPLHETTDFFDMGWHKILFDYGVQNNESATDPNDADMNLIPVLVEKVALPILHQRIMHCWDILSTQRTKNAVDAVNMAISYLPTSSKALHQLLATVNSRLTEAIADISVPAWGSMVTRVVPGASQYAAHRFGVAVRLLKNVCLWKDIFAKPVLEKLALEDLLRGKILPHMKSIILDVHDAIARAERISASLSGVWSSPSQKLQPFIDLVVELGNKLERRHMSGISEEETRGLARRLKNILVELNEYDKARAILKTFQLREAL, from the coding sequence ATGAGCAGCCACCGGAAGAATTTCCGCCGCCGCACGGACGACTCGGAGGACGCCAACGGGGACGACTCCAGCAACGCCAGGCCCGCGGCCACCAAGGCCCAACCCCGTCCCGCCCCCAAGCCCCGGTCGCCGAGACGTCAGGGCGCGAGCCGCCTTAGcttcgccgacgacgaggatgaaGATGATGCCGAGGAGGGCCCTTTatcgcagcgccgtcgcccgGCTGCTACGGTCCGGCAGGCCCGCACCGCCTCGCCAGCTGCGGCGACGCTCCACCGCCTTACACCAGCCAGGGAACGGCTGAGGAGCTCGCCCGCCGTTGCTGCGGCGGTTCCCGCGCCGAAGCCGTCCAACTTCCAGTCGCATGCTGGCGAGTACACGCCAGAGCGCCTCCGTGAGCTCCAGAAGAACGCCCGCCCGCTACCTGGGAGCCTCATGAgggcaccaccacctcctcctccatccgcTGAAGCCCCACGGCAACGGTTGGCTGGAGCTGCCGCCAGTCCTGTTCCTGCGACAAACACCACTGCCGCCGCTGTTGCTGTAGAGCCCATGGTAGTTCTCAAAGGTCTGGTGAAACCAATGTCACAGGCTAGCATTGGACCAAGGAATCCATTGCCCAATGAGGAAAAAGATGAGGATGAgtcagaggaggaggaggaggaggaggaggaggaggaagggccAGTCATACCTGACCGGGCAACAATTGAAGCCATCCGAGCAAAGCGGCAGCAGCTTCAACAGCCGAGGCATGCGGCCCCGGATTACATCTCCcttgatggtggtggtgtgcTCAGCAGCCGTGATGCTGCTGCGGGTTCCAGCGATGAGGAGGATGATGAGACTCGGGGCCGTATTGCAATGTATGCTGAGAAGTCAGATAGCCAGAGGAGCACAAAAGGTGTATTTGCTGCGATCAATAATAGGGGTCCTGCTGCTAGTTTGGGGGTTATCAATGATAGTTTCAGGGAGGTTGAGGATGAtaaagatgatgatgaggatgaggaagagaggagatgGGAGGAGGAACAGTTCAGGAAGGGGCTTGGTAGGAGGGTGGATGATGCTTCTGCTCAGAGAGCAGCGAATGGTGGACCAGCTCCTGTACAGGTTCAACCGCAACCATCTGGATACTCAGTGGATCCTCGTTACCAGCCTTCATTTACTGGAGTTTTGCCTGGGGCATCTGTTTTTGCATCTGGGAGCACAGAGTTCCTGTCAATCGCTCAACAGGCTGATGTAGCAAGCAAAGCCCTGAAGGATAACATCAGAAAGCTTAAGGAGACCCACAAGACAACAGTGGATGCTTTAGTCAAGACTGATACACATCTTAGTGAAGCTCTTTCAGAAATTTCTAACCTTGAGAGCGGTTTGCAAGATGCAGAAAAGAAGTTTGTGTACATGCAGGAGCTCCGAAATTACATTTCTGTCATGTGTGATTTCTTGAATGATAAGGCATTCTATATAGAGGAGTTGGAGGAGCATATGCAGAAACTGCACGAGAATCGAGTGACTGCTGTCTCAGAGAGGAGGGCAGCTGATCTAGCTGATGAGTCAAGTATTATCGAAACCGCGGTGAATGCAGCAGTATCTGTTCTTAGCAAAGGATCGAGCTCAGCCTACCTATCTGCTGCATCAAATGCTGCACaagcggcggctgctgctgctaaggAAAGTTCAAACATGCTGCCTGAGCTGGATGAGTTTGGCAGAGATATTAATATGCAGAAGCGAATGGATCTTAAGCGCAGGGAAGAAGACAGGAGGCGAAGAAAAATTCGATCTGAATCAAAAAGACTGCCATCTACAGGGAAGAGTGCAAATGATGAGCATATCGAAGGAGAGCTAAGTACTGATGAGAGTGACAGTGAGAGCAGTGCTTATCTGTCCAGCCGTGATGAGCTGCTTAAGACTGCTGATCTTGTATTCAGTGATGCTGCCGAGGAATACTCAAGCCTTAGGATTGTTAAGGACAAGTTTGAAGGATGGAAAACTCAGTATCCTTTGGCTTACCGAGATGCTCATGTGGCTCTGAGTGCACCATCTGTTTTCACCCCTTATGTGAGGCTGGAGCTGTTGAAGTGGGATCCTCTCCATGAAACAACTGATTTCTTTGACATGGGATGGCACAAGATTCTTTTTGATTATGGTGTGCAAAACAATGAAAGTGCCACTGACCCTAATGATGCAGACATGAACCTCATTCCAGTATTAGTAGAGAAGGTGGCTCTTCCTATTTTGCACCAGCGTATTATGCACTGCTGGGATATTTTAAGCACCCAAAGAACCAAAAATGCTGTAGATGCAGTTAACATGGCTATTAGCTATTTACCAACTTCAAGCAAGGCATTGCATCAACTACTGGCCACAGTCAACAGTCGTCTGACTGAGGCCATTGCTGACATTTCAGTACCAGCTTGGGGATCAATGGTGACAAGGGTTGTTCCAGGTGCTTCGCAGTATGCTGCACATAGATTTGGAGTTGCGGTGCGTCTTCTTAAAAATGTGTGTTTGTGGAAGGATATCTTTGCAAAACCTGTTTTAGAGAAGCTTGCTTTGGAAGACCTATTGAGGGGAAAGATTCTTCCTCATATGAAGAGCATCATTTTAGATGTCCATGATGCAATTGCTAGGGCCGAGCGGATATCTGCATCACTTTCAGGCGTATGGTCTTCACCAAGCCAAAAGTTGCAGCCTTTCATAGATCTCGTGGTAGAACTAGGAAACAAGTTGGAGAGGCGACACATGTCAGGCATAAGTGAGGAAGAAACACGTGGGCTGGCTCGTCGTTTGAAAAACATATTGGTAGAACTGAATGAATATGATAAGGCTAGGGCTATTTTGAAGACTTTCCAGCTCAGAGAAGCTCTTTAG
- the LOC102719753 gene encoding uncharacterized protein LOC102719753, which translates to MATARLRSASSLRGILLRHCSVGPVSHPQAVSRVSDLQAPGCIAWRHFSTCKSNALAKVDGLGSVSCFYSQARWASQAAAVKETETSGSKISIGPKAKKNIEDDKDEGLVYQGPISSTIKKVKLLSLSTCCLSVSLGPVITFMTSPDMNVILKGAVASTVIFLSATTTAALHWFVSPYIHKLRWRPGSDSFEAETMTWLATPLTRTVKFADVRPPETNRPFVTFKADGNFYFVDAEHFSNKALLARLTPKKHSHESAFKNL; encoded by the exons atggcgacggcgaggctcCGATCCGCGTCCTCTCTCCGCGGGATCCTCCTCCGCCACTGCTCCGTCGGACCCGTCTCGCACCCGCAAGCCGTATCCCGCGTCTCAG ATCTTCAGGCTCCTGGATGTATTGCATGGAGGCATTTCTCAACCTGCAAATCTAATGCTCTTGCAAAAGTTGATGGCTTGGGCTCAGTCTCTTGTTTCTACAGTCAAGCAAGATGGGCTTCTCAAGCTGCTGCTGTTAAAGAAACTGAAACCAGTGGCAGCAAGATAAGCATTGGTCCCAAAGCCAAGAAGAACATAGAGGATGACAAAGATGAAGGACTAGTTTACCAAGGACCTATATCATCAACCATAAAGAAAGTGAAGCTTCTTTCTCTATCCACCTGCTGTCTCTCTGTGTCCCTCGGCCCTGTGATAACATTCATGACTTCCCCTGATATGAATGTAATCCTCAAGGGAGCTGTTGCATCCACAGTCATTTTCCTCAGTGCTACCACAACTGCGGCCTTGCACTGGTTCGTGAGCCCCTACATTCACAAGCTCAGGTGGCGACCGGGTTCAGACAGCTTTGAGGCAGAGACGATGACATGGCTGGCTACACCCCTCACAAGGACAGTTAAGTTTGCCGATGTCAGGCCTCCAGAGACTAACAGACCTTTTGTCACCTTTAAGGCTGACGGGAATTTCTATTTTGTTGATGCTGAGCACTTCTCAAACAAGGCTCTGTTGGCAAGGCTTACCCCCAAGAAGCATTCCCATGAGTCTGCATTCAAGAACTTGTGA